One part of the Stegostoma tigrinum isolate sSteTig4 chromosome 14, sSteTig4.hap1, whole genome shotgun sequence genome encodes these proteins:
- the polr2d gene encoding DNA-directed RNA polymerase II subunit RPB4, with translation MAACGSEARVGDVEEDASQLVFPKEFESSETLLNSEVHMLLEHRKQQNESAEDEQELSEVFMKTLNYTARFSRFKNRETIASVRSLLLQKKLHKFELASLANLCPETAEEAKALIPSLEGRFEDEELQQILDDIQTKRSFQY, from the exons ATGGCGGCCTGTGGTAGTGAGGCCCGGGTCGGCGATGTGGAGGAGGACGCTTCCCAGCTGGTGTTCCCGAAAG AGTTTGAAAGCTCAGAGACCCTGTTAAACTCTGAGGTCCACATGTTGCTGGAGCACCGGAAGCAGCAGAACGAAAGTGCAGAAGATGAGCAGGAGCTCTCTGAAGTGTTTATGAAAACGTTAAACTATACAGCCAGATTCAGCCGCTTCAAAAATAGGGAGACCATTGCCAGTGTTAGGAG TCTGCTATTACAGAAGAAATTACACAAATTTGAGCTAGCCAGTTTGGCCAATCTGTGTCCTGAGACAGCTGAGGAGGCCAAAGCCCTCATTCCCAG CTTGGAGGGTCGATTTGAGGATGAGGAGCTCCAACAAATCCTTGACGACATTCAGACCAAGCGAAGCTTTCAGTATTGA